One part of the Polyodon spathula isolate WHYD16114869_AA unplaced genomic scaffold, ASM1765450v1 scaffolds_1579, whole genome shotgun sequence genome encodes these proteins:
- the pex11b gene encoding peroxisomal membrane protein 11B, producing MDSWVRFSSQSQAKERLFRAAQYACTLLGYTFQKSGASPDLVAKIKQLEAHMSLGRKLFRLGNSADALEAAKRGMHLSDSVLRLCITVAHLNRAMYFACDNVLWAGKAGVVRKLDQDKWSQRSFRYYLFALIMNLSRDVYELSLLMEREPRGPKGSSACSSPVSESREAAPGSGLDPNALPQRLRAQLLLLATVLRCNPPLLLDLVKNTCDLFIPLDRLGLYRTNPGFVGACGLASSLLSILTIIYPWLKLKP from the exons ATGGATTCGTGGGTGCGGTTCAGCTCTCAGAGCCAGGCGAAGGAGAGACTGTTcag GGCTGCCCAGTACGCCTGCACACTCCTGGGATACACCTTCCAGAAGAGCGGGGCGAGCCCGGACCTGGTAGCAAAGATCAAGCAGCTGGAGGCTCACATGAGCCTGGGCAGAAAGT TGTTTCGGCTGGGGAACTCTGCAGATGCTCTGGAGGCAGCGAAGCGGGGGATGCACCTCTCCGACAGCGTCCTGCGACTCTGCATCACCGTCGCCCACCTCAACAGGGCCATGTACTTCGCCTGCGACAACGTGCTGTGGGCCGGGAAAGCTGGGGTCGTCCGCAAACTGGACCAGGACAAGTGGAGCCAGCGGTCCTTCAG GTACTATCTGTTTGCCCTGATCATGAACCTAAGCCGAGACGTCTATGAGCTCAGCTTGCTGATGGAGCGAGAGCCTCGCGGTCCCAAGGGCAGCAGTGCGTGCTCCAGCCCCGTCTCGGAGAGCAGGGAGGCAGCTCCGGGCTCGGGCCTGGACCCCAACGCCCTGCCCCAGCGCCTGCGAGCACAGCTCCTCCTGCTGGCCACGGTGCTGCGCTGCAACCCGCCCCTGCTGCTGGACCTGGTGAAGAACACCTGCGACCTGTTCATCCCACTGGACCGGCTGGGTCTGTACAGAACCAACCCCGGCTTCGTGGGAGCCTGCGGGCTCGCCTCCTCCCTGCTCTCCATCCTCACCATCATATACCCCTGGCTCAAACTGAAACcctga
- the rit1 gene encoding GTP-binding protein Rit1 isoform X2: protein MQFISHRFPEDHDPTIEDAYKTQIRIDNEPANLDILDTAGQAEFTAMRDQYMRAGEGFIISYSITDRRSFHEAREFKQLIHRVRRTADTPAVLVGNKSDLQHLRQVSREEGQGLAREFQCPFFETSAAFRFFIDDVFVALVRQIRQREKEAVIAMERKSRHHTSIWKRLKSPFRRKKD, encoded by the exons ATGCAGTTCATCAGCCACAGGTTTCCAGAGGATCACGACCCCACCAtcg AGGATGCTTATAAAACCCAGATCAGAATCGACAATGAGCCAGCCAATCTGGACATACTGGACACTGCTggacag GCTGAGTTCACTGCGATGAGGGATCAGTACATGCGCGCTGGCGAGGGCTTCATCATCTCCTACTCCATCACAGACCGGCGCAGCTTCCACGAGGCGCGCGAGTTCAAGCAACTCATCCACCGCGTGCGCAGGACTGCCGACACGCCCGCTGTGCTGGTGGGGAACAAGTCCGACCTGCAACACCTGAGACAG GTGTCGCGGGAGGAGGGGCAGGGGCTGGCGCGGGAGTTCCAGTGCCCTTTCTTCGAGACCTCGGCCGCGTTCCGCTTCTTCATCGATGATGTGTTCGTGGCGCTGGTGCGGCAGATCCGCCAGCGCGAGAAAGAGGCTGTGATCGCCATGGAGAGGAAGAGCCGGCACCACACCTCAATCTGGAAGAGACTCAAATCCCCGTTCAGGAGGAAAAAAGACTGA